aggttaactttgtgaaatcgacgggaacggacaaaattgaaaagtttgaaaatcaatctaacttagattttgtcaagaaagctattgtcgagaaaagaaatgaaccaagcagttcaaagcctagtacctcgggctcacaaagttcaacatcttcggctaagcgatcacatgattcttcggggtttgttgaacgaagatcatgttttgagtgtggaaccattggacatattattcgtaattgtccatatcttcataaacaaaaaggaaaggttgatgatccccgtggcaaaactgaccataagccaactgtttccacaaaacaagatccccgacttgtaaaagaaagggaaaagaaacagaaaaggcaacaggtcaagaaaattgaaaaagcaattaaaactgatgtggttcaaaaacaatctgttgctgtaaaaccagaaacTTCTGCAatttcaaacaatcaagaagttaaaactttaaagaaagatactggtaaaacaaaacagacatggaaacctaaatcggttactgaatcagggggaccatcacaattcaccaaccatcaaagacaagaagttattgtcattgatgaaaatggaagacccaagaccacaatggcttgggtccccatctccaactaattcatttgagttcatgtgcagggtgcttcaggaggaactatcagtagtcattggattgttgatagtggggcatccaggcacatgacaggcgacatgaagcttctctacgacgttaaatctattagaggaggttatgttgcttttgctggagataaaggtggatatattacgggtgaaggaatgatatctaacgggattgtcagctttgacaagatcaactttgtgcaacaacttgatcacaatcttcttagtgtttctcaaatttgtgacaagaaattttcagtacactttgatgctaatggatgttatgtgctgaaacccggcttcaaaattccaaaagaatggattctcttgtcggctccaaggataaatgatttgtacgtccttgacatgagccaagctattactatagattgatcgaattccgtagtgaaccgcaaccacaactctgtattttgaccaagaatgtatgtatggaaacgatcaacccatcccggatattcattaagatgcatcaactttggaggcctgttcaaacttccggtttcactttcgcttagtagaagactttgaatactcggagtttgatttgaaacaaacgcccattgaccagctggagtggcatttgtttgtgaggatgtagataccggagattcggcccatgatggagattgactggtattcatgtattttccactgtctggagccggatttccccaccaactcggattcatctttgacaagaaaaataaattctatgtCCAAGTCACGAAAGATGATGAgcacccgaaagatcacacacagTCGAAGGACCCTAGTTCGAAAGATCTTAAAAGAAAACAGAAACTTGTTAGCAATAAACAAACCACACtcgaaagatcaactattgttcgaaggatcaacagtactcgaaagattactgttgagtctcgaacaatgatttcgaaatattcaagagctcgaaggattctcctttgaaagatccttatctttcgagctaaatccctatctttcggacacttgtctttcgattagattcctttctcgaaggatatgattcagacttcgaaggatgggtcgaaggataataatctttcgagccttccttgatcgaaagatagtctttcgaggtcgaaggatatctttcgagaggttcTGACACACAGACACAAAGTGatgggttggtgaaaaggtgacaggttggtaagtcaactttcggcaaaaggagGTAAGGTCTGACACAGATTTCTACCAACTTTGAAATGACCTGAAAGTTTACCAAATATGGACAATCTTATCCACACAGTCCGGTGACCGGAATAGTTACCGGAGTATGCCGGAAATCACCAaaacactcaaaaacaagtttctaagttacccaaccccactttaaacactcccggttagtttagacacgtttttactcaaagaaaatgcaagaaactaagtaaaaacaggtgcaaaaccaagtgtttcaacacaccaaaacttgtaaaaacccggttttaaacaaggtaaagagcgaggctctgataccacttgtaggtcccttttcgcggaggattacgaacctaaaccttgttatacaaacctactagcaagtgcggaatccaagctagcaagcaaactgagttagtagcaagtagagaaacaaacacacaagttcaccgattaacacaacttgtattaatgcaatgagggttcggttacaagctcaatgtttacagaaatgttctataaactctctaagtgtgtgtgtgagttttggacagaatgctctcaaagctttctatctctcggatgtgcaaATGGCAGAACTTACTCACActaacactgcatgggtatatatatacccagcccatgatgccagatcgaaggatccgatagatggtccgaaggatcatctatcgaggatAAGTTGTTCGAAACAtcagcattgacctcgaaggatcatccttcgaggtctatcaGTCGAACTATATCTTTcgtgcacctcgaaggatcaacagaatccttcgagaagctatccttcgatcagaacatctttcaatatacaaactgttgtccaagtcaaaccggaggatggttgacttggtcaacttacaacacaaatcaggacatcgttacatacagaccgaatacagacaaagtacagacacaagtgcaccaacacaacCTTCTTATATAGAGAGCAATTTAGTTGGCATCGACTCTCGTATGGAAGAATTAAGTTCACGACGggaaacaaaagataatgaaaagGTGCAAATAGTAGGGATACATGGGATGGGAGGAATTGGCAAGACTACTATTGCCATTGCTTTGTTTAGAAGAATAAAGTATAAGTTTGAGGGTAGTAGCTTCGTAAACGATGTTAGAGAAAATAGTTCAAGTAAAAGAGAAATATGTGCCTTACAAGAAAAGGTTCTAAGGGATATTCTAGAGATCAATCAAAACTTCAATGTTCGAGATCCTGAAGATGGAGCTAACATGATACGAACAAGATTTGTGCACAAAAAAGTTCGTATGGTTCTTGATGATGTGGATAATTTCAAGCAATTAGAGTTCCTAGCTGCAACACATGACTCGTTTGGCCCAGGAAGTAGAGTCATTATCACTACAAGAAACGAGCAATTGTTATCTGATGCAGATGACAAGTACAAGCCCGACTTTTTGATAATGAATGATGCTCTTGTGCTGTTTAGCAGATGTGCTTTTAAAACAAATAGTCCTCCTGAAGGGTACGAGGAGTTTTCATGTCGTGTGATCCGCTATGCTGGCTATCTTCCTTTAGCTGTGAAAGTTTTAGGCTGTTTCTTCCATGGACGGAAAGCACTTCATGAGTGGGAAAGTGCTTTAAATAGACTAACAAAAGCACCACCTGTTGATATTTTTAAGACACTGAAGTTAAGTTTTGATGGGTTAGAGGATTCTGAGAAGGATATATTCTTAGACATTGCTTGCTTCTACAAGGGAAGAGACATTAGAGACATAACTAAAGTATTTGAGAGCTGTGGTTTTGACCCAGAAATTGGGATTAATGTTCTTTCTGAGAAGTCTCTAATTACCATCTCCAATCATAGAATAGGTATGCATGATCTTCTACAAGAAATGGGTCAGCAAATAGCTCGTGAGATTATCTCCAATCGCAGGCTATGGCAGCTTGAATATATCCATGATTCCTTAAAAAATAATCAGGTAATAAATCCCTCTCTCTTCCCCTAAAATTTTACGCTGTTCACAGAAACTAAATCTTTGTTTCAGGAGCTAGAAGAAATTGCGGCAATTGTGGTGCCAGATAAGCAGTATGATGTTGACGAATATGAGGAGAAGGTGGGTTTTAGGGCTGATGTTTTTGAACGCATGAAGAATCTTCGCTTACTTGATATCAGAGGAAGATTTACATCTTGTGAGCCTACGATCTTCCCTAACAAGTTACGATGGCTTTGTTGGAGTGAGTGCCCATTTACTTCTCTATCAAGGACACATATGAGTAAACTTGTTGGTCTTCAAGTAGTTGGTGGCAGTGTTAAGCAGTTTTGGAATGGAAAAAAGGTAATTATCAAATGAAACCATATTCTCAGCAATAGCTAGTTTCAAGTGATAGTTTGTCATACTTTAATATTTCACGACAACATATTAGCTAACTTTACACTCTACAATAACTTCCTTGTAGCACAACCACTGTTCATGACAGAATTGGTATTGGGTATCACTAGCAGCTTTATCACAATTATCTGTAGTATTAGTGGTTTGCGTGTTGTAAACTACAATTATGTACATTAGTTTCTATCTCTGTCAACAGATTATGCCAAATCTGAAGTATCTTAATCTTCAACAGTTAGACTGTCTGACAACGCTTCCAGATGTCTCAATGGCTCCAAACATTGAGAAGTTGACTGTGTCACGTTGTACAAATTTGGTTGAGGTTCATGAGTCTCTTGGATCTCACAAAAGGATTTTGAAGTTGCAAATTATTGGTTGTAAGCGGCTTAAGCGTCTGCCATCCAGGTTTGAGATGGAATCCTTGTGGTTTCTAAATCTCAACAAATGCCCCAGTCTAGCGAGATTTCCAGACGTGTCCCCGTGTATGATAAAGTTATCATGTATACAACTTGATTACTGTTGTAGTATAGAAGCATTGCCATCATCTGAAGTATATCTTCCTAGTCTAAGACACTTGAGTTTCAGAAGATACAAAAGTCATACGAACAACAACATTCCAAAGGAGCATGGATTCGGGGAAAATTTAGTCAAGGATTATACCAAAGCATATCCAAAGCTCCTCAATTCATGTACTCTGATAAATTGGTGTTCGTTGAGATCATTAAATCTTAGTTGGAGACCCATGGAAAGTGAAGTCTTCCTAAAAAATCTCCATGCATTTTCCTGCTTGGAAACTTTATACCTAAGTGGAAACAACAACTTAATCCAATTACCTGAAAGCATCTCCCATCTTTCTCGTCTGAGAAAGTTGAATTTGAATGAgtgtcaccaacttcaaattttgCATAGCCTCCCATCAAGCATACAAGAATTAGAGGCAAACAATTGCTACTCTTTAGAAAAGATTGATGATCTATCACCAGAGTATGACTGTTCCCATCTTTCTCGTCTGAGAAAGTTGAATTTGAATGAGTGTCACCGACTTCAAATTTTGCATGGACTCCCATCAACAATACAAGAATTACAGGCAAACAATTGCTACAATCTGCAAAAGATTGACCATCTATTACAAGAGTATGATAGTTGGTATCATATTTCCTTCATTAACTGTCAGAAACTTGTGGAGGATGATGATAGCAAAAGATACCTTCATAAGCTATCGCAGCAATCATTCTTTAAGGTGCCCCATTTCTTAGGTCCTTTCTCATTTGTATTTTACTTATTTCTGCCCAAACCAACATGTAAAGTCTTACGTATGAATGAGCTTATTGAACAATATATGTTTATTTGTTGGATACAGAGATGTGCTGTTACAGATCGTGAGCTATCAATTGCTATACCTGGAAACAAAATACCAAGCTGGTTCAAAGAGCCACAACCTGGGTATCGTATAGCAATGGAGTTACCTCCCAAATGCGAGACACAAATCAATGGGATTGCGATATGTGGTGTATTCCCTGGGGAGTGGCAAGGGCAAGTTATCGTCCTAGTACCTCCTTCGACTTTAAAAAAGATGGAATGTCCATTAGTATTAGTTGGAAGGAGGAtgaatttaaataataataataataataataataataataataataataataataacaataataataataacaataataataataataatgcatcTGCAGCAGCAGCAGAAGGTGAGAATGAGAATATGTGGATATCGTATAGACCATGTACTTCCTTTGGGGGTCAAGATTGGTCTGCCGGTGGTGCTCTACTCATTTCAATAAGCCTAGCTTATGGTGCAAAAGCTGTAAGATGTGCAGCACGACTTATCTACAAAGAAGATGTGGAATCGAACCAACAAATTACAACTTGTATCTCCTATCCATGGAAGAACCTAAAGGGAAGGAGAAAAAGTGCCTGCCAGGCCCCCCAAAATTTTTAGAGGGTGATGTGTAAATAGAAATATTAACATTACACGTTCTATCTCAACCCTAGCTTTATTGAAATAAGGAATTGCTGCTTTTATCCGCATATTGTGATTGATTGGTCATAAGATCATGAAAAAAATCCTACCAATTAAAAACATTAATTAAACTGGAAATTATCGTATAAAGATTTGAAAAGAAAAGCTTACAATCTTTTGAAGCCCTTAATAAGCAAAATTTACAATCGTTTAAGAAATTATAGTCATCTCCGTCATACCAATTTGCAAAGCTAAGGTGACAAATTCTAAAGACCGTGACCACTAACACCCCATAAACTATTGTTAAGTTCTagtattttattgaaataaaataaatatgtagattgtttgaaaaaaaaaatatgttgttGTACACTTGAATATTAATATCCTAAATGGTGAATAATAACTAATAAATTTCCGAAAAGATGTAAAGTTGAGGTGCCTTATTTGCCATGAAAACGTAACGGCCATGAAAATTTGGTCTAAATACCATAGGGCTAAATATATAGTGGCCGGTTATTGTACAATGGCCTTTATCATACAAGTTGTATGCGATGCCTACAGCCGTACGATCTTCGATCGATTAAAGGCGAGCGAAACTAATTTATatgattaaattaatcaaattaatatATTTAAATCATACCAAGAAGGTTAAAATCGTCATTACGAGATCATAAATCTATGTAATTGACCGAAAATAgttcaaaatcaaaccctaaatcaaatttAAAAACCTTACATTCTTCTACCCCAACTTCCGTCCTTCCCTTTCGGTGCGATTTCATCGAACGTTAATAAGGACTACTGATTTGGGAGTTGTAAGGGAGAAACGGAACAAGACTAACGACGATCAACCACAATCGAAGAAGATGAATCCAGGTTATTGATAATATGTGAATTCTGATTATACGTTGCAGCAATCATTCCTTATGCATGACTAAGCTTATTAAACAATATATGTTTATTTGTTGAATACAGAGATGTGTTGTTATAGATCGTGAGCTATCAATTGCTATACCTGGAAACAAAATACCAAGTTGGTTCAAAGAGGCACAACCTGGGTATCTTATAGCATTGGTGTTACCTCCCAAATGCGATACCCACATAGCATAGATTAAATAGGTAGTTTCATGCGTATAGTATTTCACCATGAGTCCGCAAAGAACGAATTTCTCATGGAACGTGGTACGAAAGTTCGGTAacatgatagaaacacttatatataggaagtaccagcggcgtatccaccatgtttcgatCATGTCACGTCTGTCTCGTCTTCAGTGCCATGTTACTTATCGGGTTTTGCTACTCAACACAGCACATAGATTAACCAATCTGAATCAAGATTCCCATGTAGTACATCATAAAGAGTAAAGTTTCAGAAATTTAGTTCGATCCTGAAAGGTTATGATTACTGTTTTGGATTGCGGAGACACGTGTGATTTGTGTAAAAGTCTCGAAACGAACAAGAATTAagtttaaaaccacatgtaaaatcgagatagcataaaagataggctcataaaacatgggattgttccgggtagaggaacattgactaaccaaagtgaatCGAACCCCTCTCAAATTGAGGCAACGTGTTTGGACTcacttagacaaatacgtcatcgatgttaggcctacgatattcgtccttttcGTCCCTTCACGTTCCTAATTGATTGGTAACTCCGTGACTTTTGGCGAGACAGTAAAatcaaagagtgggactagttatcaaggtgtgaatttcacctctaacttgacaacatcgtaccctaaatgtgttcgtacttatcaaaagataaaaCCTACTAGAATATGACATGGAAATTTCccttcaaggtttggatgtcactcctgacttgagggTCAACCTCGTGCGAAATACAAACATTGATCAGCAGTGTTTTCAAAGTATCCAAGTGTacattgtgtcagccttaggaaaggcatgtatgttTAGCAGAAAATGTGTTGCTAGGAAGCAAGTAtggtagaatgcataagtcttaaacaacagataagagtcaaagtttcctagaactatagactagggaaagtattcctacttttcctaattccttatagctatggctctgataccaatctgtcacaccccaaccgatggcggaaacatcggggtgcggcactaagCGAATCAGATTGTTTAGAAGTTTCCACAATACTAAATGTTTTATTATAGATTTAACCAAGTTTAAAGCATTGTCTAAACATCAAGTTTCACAACCACAAAATATCATTACAAATCATCTGGAATATTGTTCAAATGTTTCTTAAATTAACTAGATGAGTTTCTagcatcatcctagcttgttCCTTGAATCCAGcaacctatcagcctgcaacatgtattaaaatatatcaacaaaaGTGTTGGctagtatacaagtttgagtataagTATCATAATAGTTTAAAAAGGCTCATATCCATCATGCAAACATATAgaagtttcagccatgctagtttacgcagtctaAGTGATAGCCCAAGAATCCCAATGCGTTTAATGGTTCTTCCCCAAGAATAATGGGAAGAtaaatgtctcctcctaacaatacccccgagaataatggggaggtgcattactcctatagcgctactatcgttaaggcggaactacacacaaggattaaacattcacatagcataaagaatcaagaatcacaggTTTCAAGTCTCACGTTCACAGATGATAGAGCATGTTTCCAAATATGTTTCAAGTGtcaagtttatagaatacatgttgtatcccaaaagtgtttaaaacaaaaagggatcgagtatactcacaatgggTGCTAACTATCGACACCTACTATTGGATCGAAGGGAGCTCTGAGATTAGcctgtgtaacacctcgtaaaatcgtgtccaataatgagttgacacgtgtaataaaccctaataaagtcaaacgttgactatgagggactaTTTTGTCAAAAACAAAAACCTTGTTTAtagaaggactaaaagtgtcaacatgcctaaactaggcctctgagtgaccttatgCGGTGTCTGTAttctcaaatgagccacttgttggacgagaggagccgtttgtgtaattatttgaaagtttgcgcgatgaagggttaaaagtgtcaacatgttaattcttacctctgagtgaccttttaacaagcCGAAAGCTTCACTATGTTTCATCATGTTCtcgggaatgcctaatattggctattaaaggcttttatgccaataagTGAACTTACGCGCAAGTTTGCGAGTtagaggggttaaatgtgtcaatacgtttaattatacctctgaatgaccttttaatgAACCCGAAGCATTTTGATGTGCCATCATACTTTTGAAAATGCGTATTATGGGCCACATAGGGCTTTGATGTCATTAAATGATGATAAGCACaggtttgcgcattagagggaccaaaagcgtcaataAGCAAAACTACGCTTTCGAGCGACCTTTAAGAGAACCAGAGACTCCGTAATGCTCGGTCACGTTCTCCGGAATCCCTGTATGGGTTATACAAGACTTGGATATCAATAAATGGCTTTACACGTAACTTTATGCGTTCatgggactaaaagcgtcaaaacggCGAAACTATGCATATTCGCGCGTATTCTACATTCTGGCCATACCCACACAtccataaatgtttgtaatcattaaaatattatattttagtgatgggaatgcaaaaataccatccGTCGCGAAATCTGGattgttttcgcgtccgttcgaacGTTCGTCGCAATTAAGCGGAATACGCGACCGTACGACCGAACGCACTGGCATCCATAATATTTTTGAGCATGGTTGAAGTTAAATATACTTTAACTTCCTTATAGAGCTTAGAATGGGGttaacgggtgttagaagtgccaaaaacTCAATGATACGCGTTCAGGGGCCAAAACTGCCAACGGTGGAAACTTTGAGTATGAAGAATAGGTCTTTACGGACCGTATACAtaggaccatacggtccgtatgcaTGTCTGAACAGTAGAAATATTGACAGCTGCCCTTCTTCTTCCTTGCAGCCCACACAAACCTCTTGGACACTTGTTTTTCGAAATCAGGAGGAGCTGGTTTAATGGTATTAGACACCTGTCCTTACACCTGGAATGATCCTAGGACTCCTCTTAACACTTGTCTTAATCCTAATCATCCCCAAAAACAATAAATAGGCCATAAAACCCAACCATTCCATTTGCTCATTTTGCATTCTTGCTTCTCATCTCTCAAATCTGGAGCTTCATGAACTGAATGGGACTtattttcttgtagaaaagatagcatggaccctttgtaagtgccTAAACCCATTCTATAGTTCAGTTTCATAGTTTTACAAACCAAAAAGTCAAGTATCGTAAATTAGCTTTGACTTTTGgtttaaactcttatggtccagCCACTGATCGAATTGTAAGTGGGTATAAGACCatagttaggtaggtgattaaccccttaaagggcacctcctaattccttcatttgcttagttaattgtcgggtcaaaccgtttaggtaaaaagtcaaacttggcaGATTTGTGCACATTAATTAAAACCATAGATGCAgatgttataaattatattttaacactctAATAACTTGGCAATTgctattagaacatgtctaagctggTCCAACCTGACAATTAtgagtttagggtcggttcgcaactgaaagtcgcaaaagcttgactttgctttgacttttcTGTTCTGACCTAATTAAGCttgattcttccatgttttaagcttccattaggaccgtaTTATGTTGTAGTATAACCCCCTAAGGTTGTATTACCTGGTCCTTAGTAGTTTGAAGTATATGCTAGTTCccgttattatgcttataaaTGCCCATTTTGCCCTTTTGACATATGAATGAGATTCttagaaatgtgagaggacaaagaCCTTTGCTACTGATGTATAAGCATGTCCCgaaaatttcacatcagttcttggtcccaaTTAGGAGTTATGgtcgatatcgtaattagaagcttttaaTTAAGTAAATTGCGATATTTTGCATAAggcatgtttaaacttggattttgacccaaaactcattacctactgttaagatattatttttagggattgtTGGAATTATTGAATAGATTATAAACTGATCATATCATAGAGTTCTTGTATTATTCGGTAAATGATGATAATACCCTTTTCgtgcataaaatgagatttacaaatgatttgaatgccaaaccttttttctactgatttcatatattaaataaattattttgagcattcaaaactgatcaaaatctcagatttccataaaaccccttaattttcgtcaattagcgatttttacgctatttaggtgcatagtatggttttaaaccataattaacacctaagacttgttacctactgaatttttaaacaaattttaatattattaaagtAGGTATAAGTcgtgaactcagacttccaaaaatgtccgtaaaagcatatgtgaaatgaccaaaataccctttcggggcatagtttggccataaatggtaaaactcacatatgtatgatatcttactgatgtaatgtgataaaataaatatttttactaatTACCAAAGACCAAAACCTCGGTTTGTTTTAAAACCTCTATTATAaagggtaaaatgaccaaaatgcccctatgggACTTAATCTGGTTTTAAacactttttgggcatatatgttaacatcctactgatgtattaacatattctaagaataataacatatggaacttgtatatgGTTCATTTGGTTGCCCATTACACATTTTACGCGTTcagatcggtttatgtaactagtttacgtaagtttgccgaaatgggtttaaccttatcgtttttatctcaaaatccggAATGTGTTTAGCTTACGCATATTAtgcaagtatccaaacttgttgggtctaaataacattctattccggtcatcgcttaaccTAGCGTATCGTACCGCTTTAGATTCTTtgagctagccggtctaagtctatgacttaaataagaccattagcattctgaattggttatatattaccatcactccagactagagccacccggtaaaagctacctgcatttagatagattggatacgactgagttattgtgttgtgaatcaagtattagctcaggtaaatacttttaacttattttcccttatacgggcttgggatacggtagattaataccgcttggtcgggtgtggatcAATCAAACGCCGTATTGTGGCTAGTAAATCCACAAAACCTATTTTGATAATTTTTCTGTtaataacttaaacattgggggtttacgaccgtgtcctggatatatccttggctcattcatttgtaaatggccacgaccgatgcgcagggtgtaggcatacaccgaaaagatgccaaaaataaattattaattacccacaagttggggataactcctttatgGGTTTTATAAGAGGTGAGTCGTTTAATCATGTCTCAGTCTCTGTATTGGGCCCCAGATGTATGGTAAACATGTAATtcagtatacaagattttattaaagattgtcccaagttataaaaggttttgtgccttgtgcacttaaatcaattttcttaaact
The Helianthus annuus cultivar XRQ/B chromosome 6, HanXRQr2.0-SUNRISE, whole genome shotgun sequence genome window above contains:
- the LOC110945094 gene encoding TMV resistance protein N-like isoform X1; this translates as MVDLVNLQHKSGHRYIQTEYRQSTDTSAPTQPSYIESNLVGIDSRMEELSSRRETKDNEKVQIVGIHGMGGIGKTTIAIALFRRIKYKFEGSSFVNDVRENSSSKREICALQEKVLRDILEINQNFNVRDPEDGANMIRTRFVHKKVRMVLDDVDNFKQLEFLAATHDSFGPGSRVIITTRNEQLLSDADDKYKPDFLIMNDALVLFSRCAFKTNSPPEGYEEFSCRVIRYAGYLPLAVKVLGCFFHGRKALHEWESALNRLTKAPPVDIFKTLKLSFDGLEDSEKDIFLDIACFYKGRDIRDITKVFESCGFDPEIGINVLSEKSLITISNHRIGMHDLLQEMGQQIAREIISNRRLWQLEYIHDSLKNNQELEEIAAIVVPDKQYDVDEYEEKVGFRADVFERMKNLRLLDIRGRFTSCEPTIFPNKLRWLCWSECPFTSLSRTHMSKLVGLQVVGGSVKQFWNGKKIMPNLKYLNLQQLDCLTTLPDVSMAPNIEKLTVSRCTNLVEVHESLGSHKRILKLQIIGCKRLKRLPSRFEMESLWFLNLNKCPSLARFPDVSPCMIKLSCIQLDYCCSIEALPSSEVYLPSLRHLSFRRYKSHTNNNIPKEHGFGENLVKDYTKAYPKLLNSCTLINWCSLRSLNLSWRPMESEVFLKNLHAFSCLETLYLSGNNNLIQLPESISHLSRLRKLNLNECHQLQILHSLPSSIQELEANNCYSLEKIDDLSPEYDCSHLSRLRKLNLNECHRLQILHGLPSTIQELQANNCYNLQKIDHLLQEYDSWYHISFINCQKLVEDDDSKRYLHKLSQQSFFKRCAVTDRELSIAIPGNKIPSWFKEPQPGYRIAMELPPKCETQINGIAICGVFPGEWQGQVIVLVPPSTLKKMECPLVLVGRRMNLNNNNNNNNNNNNNNNNNNNNNNNNNNNASAAAAEGENENMWISYRPCTSFGGQDWSAGGALLISISLAYGAKAVRCAARLIYKEDVESNQQITTCISYPWKNLKGRRKSACQAPQNF
- the LOC110945094 gene encoding TMV resistance protein N-like isoform X2 encodes the protein MVDLVNLQHKSGHRYIQTEYRQSTDTSAPTQPSYIESNLVGIDSRMEELSSRRETKDNEKVQIVGIHGMGGIGKTTIAIALFRRIKYKFEGSSFVNDVRENSSSKREICALQEKVLRDILEINQNFNVRDPEDGANMIRTRFVHKKVRMVLDDVDNFKQLEFLAATHDSFGPGSRVIITTRNEQLLSDADDKYKPDFLIMNDALVLFSRCAFKTNSPPEGYEEFSCRVIRYAGYLPLAVKVLGCFFHGRKALHEWESALNRLTKAPPVDIFKTLKLSFDGLEDSEKDIFLDIACFYKGRDIRDITKVFESCGFDPEIGINVLSEKSLITISNHRIGMHDLLQEMGQQIAREIISNRRLWQLEYIHDSLKNNQELEEIAAIVVPDKQYDVDEYEEKVGFRADVFERMKNLRLLDIRGRFTSCEPTIFPNKLRWLCWSECPFTSLSRTHMSKLVGLQVVGGSVKQFWNGKKLDCLTTLPDVSMAPNIEKLTVSRCTNLVEVHESLGSHKRILKLQIIGCKRLKRLPSRFEMESLWFLNLNKCPSLARFPDVSPCMIKLSCIQLDYCCSIEALPSSEVYLPSLRHLSFRRYKSHTNNNIPKEHGFGENLVKDYTKAYPKLLNSCTLINWCSLRSLNLSWRPMESEVFLKNLHAFSCLETLYLSGNNNLIQLPESISHLSRLRKLNLNECHQLQILHSLPSSIQELEANNCYSLEKIDDLSPEYDCSHLSRLRKLNLNECHRLQILHGLPSTIQELQANNCYNLQKIDHLLQEYDSWYHISFINCQKLVEDDDSKRYLHKLSQQSFFKRCAVTDRELSIAIPGNKIPSWFKEPQPGYRIAMELPPKCETQINGIAICGVFPGEWQGQVIVLVPPSTLKKMECPLVLVGRRMNLNNNNNNNNNNNNNNNNNNNNNNNNNNNASAAAAEGENENMWISYRPCTSFGGQDWSAGGALLISISLAYGAKAVRCAARLIYKEDVESNQQITTCISYPWKNLKGRRKSACQAPQNF